One Phocaeicola dorei genomic region harbors:
- a CDS encoding sugar porter family MFS transporter, with amino-acid sequence MIFMKTQSNFYLFLIALISAMGGFLFGYDWVVIGGAKPFYEQYFGIANDPVMQGWAMSSALIGCLFGALSAGKLSDRLGRKPILILAAGLFICTAVGTGAVHSFTFFNVFRLVGGFAIGIASSLSPMYIAEIAPAHLRGRFVSINQLTVVLGILTSQIVNWQIAEPVALGATHEMIRESWNGQMGWRWMFWAMTVPAALFFVFSFILPESPRWLASSGKREAALKVFTRMGGKEYAVTELAAIEAASACQTQEGGYRQLLNPAMYKVLTIGVVMAILQQWCGINVIFNYAQEIFMAAGYGVSDVLMNIVVTGITNVIFTILAMFVVDRWGRKALTLIGSFGLAVIYTFMGAAYYFHITGVVLLIIVVMAIACYAMTLATVMWVIISEIFPNRIRGVAMSVCTFALWAACFILTYTFPMLNSGLGAAGTFWLYGLICLAGGIFVVFRLPETKGKSLEEIEKELVK; translated from the coding sequence ATGATATTCATGAAAACACAATCTAATTTTTATCTATTTCTTATCGCTTTGATTTCTGCTATGGGAGGTTTCCTGTTTGGATATGACTGGGTGGTAATCGGAGGAGCAAAACCTTTTTATGAACAATACTTTGGTATAGCAAATGATCCTGTCATGCAGGGGTGGGCAATGAGCAGTGCCTTGATTGGCTGTTTGTTTGGGGCACTAAGTGCCGGTAAGCTGAGTGACCGTTTGGGACGTAAGCCGATTTTGATTTTGGCGGCAGGACTGTTTATCTGTACGGCTGTCGGTACAGGGGCTGTTCATTCTTTTACTTTCTTTAATGTATTTCGTTTGGTAGGGGGCTTTGCTATAGGGATTGCTTCTAGTTTGTCACCTATGTATATAGCAGAAATTGCTCCGGCGCATCTGCGTGGACGGTTTGTGTCCATCAATCAGTTGACGGTAGTATTAGGTATCTTGACTTCTCAGATTGTAAATTGGCAGATAGCTGAGCCTGTGGCATTAGGAGCTACTCATGAAATGATCCGTGAATCATGGAACGGACAGATGGGATGGCGCTGGATGTTTTGGGCAATGACTGTCCCGGCCGCCTTGTTCTTTGTTTTTAGTTTTATATTACCGGAAAGTCCTCGTTGGTTAGCCTCTTCGGGAAAACGGGAGGCGGCACTCAAGGTTTTTACTCGTATGGGAGGAAAGGAATATGCTGTTACTGAGTTGGCTGCTATAGAAGCTGCTTCAGCCTGCCAGACGCAAGAAGGAGGCTACCGTCAATTATTAAATCCTGCTATGTATAAAGTGTTGACTATAGGTGTTGTTATGGCTATTTTGCAGCAATGGTGTGGCATTAATGTTATTTTTAACTATGCACAGGAAATATTTATGGCAGCAGGTTATGGCGTGTCTGATGTTTTGATGAATATTGTGGTGACCGGTATTACGAATGTCATATTTACTATTCTAGCTATGTTTGTGGTAGACCGCTGGGGACGTAAGGCATTGACATTGATCGGATCATTTGGCTTGGCAGTAATTTATACCTTTATGGGAGCCGCTTATTATTTTCATATCACAGGAGTTGTTCTATTGATTATTGTCGTGATGGCCATTGCTTGTTATGCCATGACTTTGGCTACAGTGATGTGGGTCATTATCTCAGAGATTTTCCCGAATCGTATTCGTGGAGTTGCTATGTCTGTTTGCACTTTCGCTTTGTGGGCGGCTTGTTTTATACTTACCTATACTTTCCCAATGCTGAATAGTGGTTTGGGAGCTGCCGGAACATTCTGGTTGTATGGATTGATTTGCCTGGCTGGAGGAATATTTGTTGTGTTCCGTTTGCCGGAAACCAAAGGGAAGAGCTTGGAAGAAATTGAAAAAGAATTAGTGAAATAA
- a CDS encoding GH92 family glycosyl hydrolase, with protein sequence MKLKSMMKRLVNLLAAFILSVNCISAQNLTRWVNPFIGTGAVQSSLSGNNYPGATVPFGMVQLSPDTREAPDWAQASGYDYNDSIIYGFSHTRLSGTGASDFIDILLFPTISDKRKSTFTHQHEQARPGYYQVLLKDEKIQAELTASVHVGVHRYTCSDGDQLKLWLDLDHSANKGSWNRRIIQSQLRMVSPTVVEGYRIITGWAKLRKIYFHLEFSQPILSNQLYDGNRMYENTPVINGTELRGLFCFDKKWNKELICKVALSPVSIENARLNMATEVPGWDFEYIARAAETSWEKELKKIIIQGTDLQKKIFYTALYHTMVQPNTMSDVNGEYMASDYVTRSVAKGEVHYSTFSLWDTFRAAHPLYTLIHTHRIPDFVKSMMRQYDYYGYLPVWQLWGQDNYCMIGNHSIPVIVDAVLKGVAGVDEEKAYEAVFNSSIVSHPNSPFEVWEKYGYMPENIQTQSVSITLEQAFDDWCVAQLAKRLGKEKDYNHFMKRSAFYRNLFNSKTGFFQPKNDKGEWIEPFDPYKYGANGGYPFTEGNAWQYFWYVPQNIPDLISLTGGNKAFVAKLDTFFTVSYQSGALNDNASGFVGQYAHGNEPSHHVAYLYACAGEPWKTQKYVAYIMNELYNDSSSGYAGNDDCGEMSAWYVFGALGFYPVNPVSGEYVIGTPMLEEAVIQLPGRKTFTVKAPRKEDNEVYICSMKLNGEKYTKNYITHQDIMKGGILEFVMTASPGK encoded by the coding sequence ATGAAACTTAAATCTATGATGAAAAGACTTGTTAATTTATTGGCTGCTTTTATTCTTTCTGTAAATTGTATTAGCGCCCAGAATCTTACTCGTTGGGTTAATCCGTTTATTGGAACCGGTGCTGTTCAATCTAGTCTTTCTGGGAATAATTATCCGGGAGCTACTGTTCCTTTTGGTATGGTGCAGTTGAGTCCCGACACTCGTGAAGCTCCTGATTGGGCGCAAGCTTCAGGATATGATTATAATGATTCTATTATTTATGGTTTCAGTCATACGCGTTTAAGCGGAACCGGTGCTTCTGATTTTATAGATATACTTCTATTCCCTACCATCAGTGATAAAAGGAAATCGACTTTCACTCATCAACACGAACAGGCGCGTCCGGGCTATTATCAGGTATTATTGAAAGATGAGAAGATTCAAGCGGAGTTGACGGCTTCTGTACACGTAGGAGTGCATCGCTATACCTGTTCTGATGGTGACCAGTTGAAATTATGGTTGGATTTGGACCACTCGGCAAATAAGGGGAGTTGGAACCGCCGGATTATTCAATCACAACTCCGCATGGTTTCTCCTACCGTAGTAGAGGGATATCGTATTATTACGGGATGGGCAAAGCTGAGAAAGATTTATTTTCATCTTGAATTTTCCCAACCGATCCTATCCAATCAGTTATATGATGGCAATCGGATGTATGAGAATACTCCTGTCATTAATGGTACGGAACTGCGTGGATTGTTTTGCTTCGATAAGAAGTGGAATAAAGAATTGATATGTAAAGTCGCTTTATCTCCGGTTTCCATTGAAAATGCCCGGTTGAATATGGCAACTGAGGTCCCCGGATGGGACTTTGAATATATTGCTCGTGCTGCCGAAACTAGTTGGGAGAAAGAATTGAAGAAGATTATCATTCAAGGTACCGATTTGCAGAAAAAGATTTTTTATACGGCTTTATATCACACTATGGTACAACCCAATACGATGAGTGATGTTAATGGTGAATATATGGCATCCGATTACGTCACTCGTTCTGTGGCAAAAGGGGAGGTGCATTATTCTACTTTTTCTTTATGGGATACTTTCAGGGCCGCCCATCCACTTTATACTTTGATACACACGCACCGCATTCCCGATTTTGTTAAGAGCATGATGAGGCAATACGATTATTATGGCTATTTGCCTGTATGGCAATTATGGGGACAGGATAATTATTGTATGATTGGCAACCACTCCATTCCTGTCATTGTGGATGCTGTTCTGAAGGGTGTTGCCGGGGTGGATGAAGAGAAAGCCTATGAAGCGGTTTTTAATAGTTCTATCGTGTCTCATCCGAACTCTCCTTTTGAAGTATGGGAGAAATATGGATATATGCCGGAGAATATTCAGACACAATCTGTTTCTATTACTTTGGAGCAGGCTTTTGATGATTGGTGTGTCGCACAGTTGGCTAAGCGATTGGGAAAAGAAAAGGATTATAATCATTTTATGAAACGATCTGCTTTCTATCGGAATTTGTTCAATTCTAAAACCGGGTTCTTCCAGCCTAAGAATGATAAGGGTGAGTGGATTGAGCCATTTGACCCTTATAAGTATGGGGCGAATGGAGGTTATCCTTTTACTGAAGGGAATGCTTGGCAATACTTTTGGTATGTACCCCAGAATATCCCCGATTTGATTTCACTGACAGGGGGGAACAAAGCCTTTGTCGCAAAGTTGGATACATTCTTTACGGTTAGCTACCAAAGTGGTGCATTGAATGACAATGCTTCCGGTTTTGTAGGACAGTATGCGCATGGTAATGAACCGAGTCATCATGTGGCTTATCTGTATGCTTGTGCGGGGGAACCTTGGAAAACACAGAAATACGTGGCGTATATCATGAATGAACTGTATAACGATTCTTCTTCAGGTTATGCCGGAAATGATGATTGTGGAGAGATGTCTGCTTGGTATGTGTTTGGAGCACTTGGCTTTTATCCGGTAAATCCGGTAAGTGGGGAGTACGTTATTGGTACTCCTATGTTGGAAGAAGCTGTCATTCAGTTACCCGGTAGAAAGACTTTTACGGTAAAAGCTCCGCGTAAGGAGGACAATGAGGTTTATATCTGTTCCATGAAACTGAATGGTGAAAAATATACGAAGAATTATATTACTCATCAGGATATCATGAAGGGCGGAATATTGGAGTTTGTTATGACTGCCTCACCGGGAAAATGA
- a CDS encoding DUF5107 domain-containing protein — protein MEKITQYLIQSTVHGSEVRAWEEDIMLPTYEIGKEEKNPIFLEKRVYQGSSGSVYPYPVVEKISDKKADKRYHALFIENEYIKVMILPELGGRIHMAYDKVKKRHFVYYNQVVKPALVGLTGPWISGGIEFNWPQHHRPSTFLPTDFLIEENADGSKTVWCNEVERMFRTKGMQGFTLYPGKAYIEIKVKIYNRTSFPQTFLWWANPAVVVNDHYHSVFPPDVNAVFDHGKRDVSSFPIATGVYYKQDYSAGVDISKYKNIPVPTSYMAIKSKYDFVGGYEEDAHGGLLHVADHHVSPGKKQWTWGNGDFGKAWDRNLTDEDGPYIELMTGMYTDNQPDFTWLQPYEEKSWVQYFMPYSEVGYVKNATKDALLNLEIKEGKARLVLYTTGVNSGVRIIVKAIKGTVLLDKTTQISPSEPFITTFAAEGLKEEEVCVEVRDKEGQILLSYQADKPEIKPVPDPAKAAKDPQDIASVEQLFLTGLHLEQYRHATYNPMDYYMEALRREPGDVRCNNAVGLLLMRKGQFAMAESYFRKAVETLTERNPNPYDGEPYYNWGWSCMMQQKWDEAYDAFFKSAWNAAWQDAAYYALAQLDTRKGKYESALDKIDRSLIRNWHNHKARQLKISILRKLGRKEEALALVAESLQIDRFNMGCRFEHYLLTRDVEVLEEMKKLMRGWAHGYIEYALDFAAAGLYEEALSLLECYVTGVTEVYPVVYYTMGYFHTCKGDESKALEYYQRAEKENHSYCFPNRIEEVLILQDAVRLNIHGAKAAYSLGNFWYANRQYDNAIACWEHSAAIEPTFPTVWRNLSLAYYNKRNDKQRALETLEKAYALDEHDSRILMELDQLYKRLGRPHTERLAFLEAHLSEVEQRDDLSIERITLYNQLGRYTEAKELIAARNFHPWEGGEGKITGQYVLCRIELAKIALSEKRYADALVLLDETNVYPFNLGEGKLANAEENDIWYYKGEALRGLGNEQQAIDCFTKATIGSSEPQQAFFYNDQQPDKIFYQGLAWRALGREDKACGCFNKLIKHGEKHLFDHCRIDYFAVSLPDLAIWEDDLDKRNRIHCNYVMGLGCLGLREMGKAIDFLDKVRELDINHQGGQIHRNLCAV, from the coding sequence ATGGAGAAAATAACTCAATATTTAATTCAAAGTACCGTTCATGGCAGTGAGGTGCGTGCATGGGAGGAAGATATCATGCTTCCTACTTATGAGATAGGAAAGGAAGAGAAGAATCCTATTTTTCTTGAAAAAAGGGTTTATCAGGGAAGTTCCGGATCAGTCTATCCTTATCCGGTGGTAGAGAAGATTTCAGATAAAAAAGCAGACAAGAGGTATCATGCATTGTTTATCGAGAATGAATACATCAAGGTGATGATACTTCCCGAGCTGGGTGGTCGTATACACATGGCTTATGATAAGGTGAAAAAACGTCATTTTGTTTATTACAACCAAGTAGTGAAACCGGCATTGGTGGGATTGACAGGACCTTGGATTTCTGGAGGCATCGAATTTAACTGGCCTCAGCATCACCGTCCTTCTACTTTTTTGCCTACTGATTTTTTGATAGAGGAAAATGCGGATGGCAGTAAGACAGTATGGTGCAATGAAGTGGAGAGAATGTTCCGCACCAAAGGTATGCAGGGATTTACGCTTTATCCGGGCAAAGCTTATATAGAAATAAAAGTGAAGATTTATAATCGTACGTCTTTCCCTCAGACTTTTTTGTGGTGGGCCAATCCTGCAGTAGTAGTCAATGACCATTATCATTCGGTATTTCCACCTGATGTGAATGCGGTGTTCGATCATGGCAAGCGCGATGTTTCTTCTTTTCCTATTGCTACAGGAGTTTATTATAAACAGGATTATTCTGCTGGGGTGGATATCTCTAAATATAAAAATATTCCGGTTCCTACATCATATATGGCTATCAAGTCTAAATATGATTTTGTAGGTGGTTATGAAGAAGATGCCCATGGCGGTCTGCTGCATGTGGCCGATCATCATGTTTCTCCGGGAAAGAAACAATGGACATGGGGGAATGGTGATTTCGGTAAGGCGTGGGATCGCAATCTGACCGATGAGGATGGACCTTACATTGAGCTGATGACCGGTATGTATACGGATAACCAACCGGACTTTACTTGGTTACAGCCCTATGAGGAAAAATCATGGGTACAGTATTTTATGCCTTATAGTGAAGTGGGTTATGTAAAGAATGCAACTAAAGATGCTTTGCTGAATTTGGAAATAAAGGAAGGTAAAGCCCGTTTGGTGCTTTATACTACGGGAGTGAATAGTGGAGTACGTATTATAGTAAAAGCTATTAAAGGCACTGTTTTATTGGATAAGACTACACAAATTTCGCCATCAGAACCGTTTATTACGACTTTTGCGGCAGAAGGACTAAAAGAAGAGGAGGTATGTGTAGAGGTTCGTGATAAGGAAGGACAAATTTTGCTTTCTTATCAAGCGGATAAGCCGGAAATCAAGCCGGTTCCTGATCCTGCTAAAGCTGCTAAAGATCCTCAAGATATTGCTTCTGTCGAACAACTGTTTTTGACCGGACTACATTTGGAACAATATCGCCATGCTACTTATAATCCGATGGATTATTATATGGAAGCATTAAGACGTGAACCGGGAGATGTACGTTGTAACAATGCGGTAGGGTTATTGTTGATGCGTAAAGGACAATTTGCAATGGCGGAGAGCTATTTCCGGAAAGCGGTGGAAACCTTGACTGAACGTAATCCGAATCCTTATGACGGTGAACCTTATTATAATTGGGGTTGGAGTTGTATGATGCAACAGAAATGGGATGAGGCTTATGATGCTTTCTTTAAGTCGGCATGGAATGCTGCTTGGCAGGATGCGGCTTATTATGCACTAGCACAACTTGACACTCGTAAAGGAAAGTATGAAAGTGCTTTGGACAAGATAGACCGTTCATTGATTCGTAATTGGCATAATCACAAAGCGCGTCAGTTGAAAATTTCCATTCTACGCAAATTGGGTCGTAAAGAGGAAGCTTTGGCGCTCGTAGCCGAATCATTGCAGATAGATCGTTTTAATATGGGATGCCGTTTTGAACATTATTTGTTGACCCGGGATGTGGAAGTGTTGGAGGAAATGAAAAAGTTGATGCGTGGCTGGGCTCACGGATATATAGAATATGCATTGGATTTTGCTGCTGCCGGACTGTACGAGGAAGCTCTTTCTTTGTTGGAATGCTACGTAACCGGAGTTACAGAAGTATATCCTGTCGTTTATTATACAATGGGGTATTTCCATACCTGTAAGGGAGATGAGAGTAAAGCATTGGAATATTATCAGCGAGCAGAAAAGGAAAATCATTCATATTGTTTCCCGAATCGTATAGAAGAAGTATTGATTCTTCAAGATGCCGTACGTTTGAATATTCATGGAGCAAAAGCGGCATATAGTTTAGGAAACTTTTGGTATGCTAACCGTCAGTATGATAATGCTATTGCTTGTTGGGAACATTCGGCTGCTATAGAGCCAACATTCCCTACCGTATGGCGTAATTTATCTTTAGCTTATTATAATAAGCGTAATGATAAACAAAGGGCTTTGGAAACTCTGGAAAAAGCTTATGCATTGGATGAGCACGATTCTCGTATATTAATGGAGTTGGACCAACTTTATAAACGTTTAGGCCGACCTCATACAGAACGTTTGGCTTTTTTGGAAGCACATCTGTCTGAAGTGGAACAGCGTGATGATCTGTCCATTGAGCGTATCACTTTGTATAATCAACTAGGGCGCTATACTGAAGCAAAAGAATTGATTGCCGCACGTAATTTCCATCCATGGGAAGGAGGAGAAGGAAAAATCACCGGACAATATGTATTGTGCCGTATAGAATTAGCAAAGATTGCTTTAAGTGAAAAACGTTATGCCGATGCTTTAGTCCTTTTGGATGAAACGAATGTTTATCCATTTAATTTGGGTGAGGGAAAATTGGCAAATGCTGAAGAGAATGATATCTGGTATTATAAAGGTGAGGCGCTTCGTGGATTGGGAAATGAGCAACAAGCTATAGATTGCTTCACCAAAGCAACCATTGGCTCGTCAGAACCACAACAGGCTTTCTTTTACAATGACCAACAGCCCGACAAGATTTTCTATCAAGGTTTGGCATGGCGTGCATTGGGCAGGGAAGACAAGGCGTGCGGTTGCTTTAACAAATTGATAAAGCATGGTGAAAAGCATTTATTTGACCACTGCCGGATTGATTATTTTGCTGTTTCTCTGCCTGATTTGGCTATTTGGGAAGATGACTTGGATAAACGTAACCGCATTCATTGCAATTATGTGATGGGACTGGGTTGTTTAGGATTGCGTGAAATGGGAAAAGCCATTGATTTTTTGGATAAGGTGCGAGAATTGGATATTAATCATCAAGGTGGACAAATCCATCGTAACTTGTGTGCCGTATGA
- a CDS encoding glycosyl hydrolase family 95 catalytic domain-containing protein, giving the protein MKHFKTYLAAMALALSGCQSATDSCETTELWYAQPAKVWMESLPIGNGRLGAMTYGGIEEEKLALNESTMWSGQYNENQNKPFGREKMNQLRKLFFEGKLSEGNRIAGDNLHGNQTSFGTHLPIGDLKMQFIYPEGKVTDYRRSLSLDEAVSSVSFNSGGVNYKREYFATNPDNVLVLRLTADKQKSITMNMGLDLMRQADLSVENNQLVFTGKVDFPLHGPGGVCFEGRIAVLADNGEVKMEQSGVSIKEADAVTLIVDVRTDYKSPDYKTLCADGVEKAAAKSYDELKQAHIKDYNTLYNRVSIHFGQDANRAMPTDVRWKQVKEGKTDTGLDALFFQYGRYLTIASSRENSPLPIALQGFFNDNKACNMGWTNDYHLDINTEQNYWAANVGNLAECNAPLFTYIKDLAHHGAKTAEVVYGCKGWTAHTTANVWGYTPASSTIIWGLFPMAGSWIASHLWTQYEFTQDKQYLAETAYPLLKGNAQFILDFLAKDPKSGYLMTGPSISPENWFRTAGGEEMVASMMPACDRELAYEILSNCVRASEILDTDREFADSLRTAIAQLPPIQLRANGAIREWFEDFEEAHPNHRHTSHLLALYPFSQITLEKTPELAEAARKTIENRLSAENWEDTEWSRANMICMYARLKDAQEAYKSVQLLQGKLSRENLMTVSPGGIAGAEGDIYSFDGNPAGTAGMAEMLIQNHEGYVEFLPCLPVEWKDGSFKGLCLKGGAEATAEWTNAVINKASLKATADQVLKVKIPQGKKYRVLLNGKEAIANPDAKGLITVDMKRGDLLELL; this is encoded by the coding sequence ATGAAACATTTTAAGACTTATTTAGCAGCAATGGCTTTGGCCCTTTCCGGATGCCAGAGTGCAACTGATTCCTGTGAAACTACAGAATTGTGGTATGCCCAACCGGCAAAAGTTTGGATGGAATCTTTACCTATCGGTAATGGGCGTTTGGGAGCTATGACTTATGGTGGAATAGAGGAAGAGAAACTGGCATTGAATGAATCGACAATGTGGTCCGGCCAGTACAATGAGAACCAGAACAAACCTTTCGGACGGGAGAAAATGAACCAGCTCAGAAAGTTGTTTTTTGAGGGAAAACTATCGGAAGGAAACCGTATAGCCGGAGATAATCTTCATGGCAACCAGACTTCTTTCGGAACTCATCTTCCCATTGGAGATTTGAAGATGCAATTCATTTACCCCGAAGGTAAAGTGACCGACTACCGCCGTTCGTTAAGCTTGGATGAGGCTGTCAGCAGCGTTTCTTTCAACTCCGGTGGTGTGAACTATAAACGTGAGTATTTTGCTACAAACCCGGATAATGTTCTCGTACTCCGCTTGACCGCTGATAAGCAAAAGTCCATTACTATGAACATGGGATTGGATTTGATGCGTCAAGCTGATCTTTCTGTAGAAAATAACCAATTGGTGTTTACCGGAAAAGTAGATTTTCCTTTGCATGGTCCGGGCGGAGTCTGTTTTGAAGGAAGAATAGCCGTTTTGGCCGATAACGGAGAGGTAAAGATGGAACAGTCTGGGGTAAGTATCAAAGAAGCTGATGCCGTGACTTTGATTGTCGATGTGCGTACTGATTATAAAAGTCCTGATTACAAGACTCTTTGTGCTGACGGTGTGGAGAAGGCTGCAGCTAAATCTTATGATGAATTGAAGCAGGCGCATATAAAGGATTATAATACGTTGTACAATCGTGTTTCTATCCATTTCGGGCAAGACGCTAACCGGGCGATGCCTACGGATGTCCGTTGGAAACAAGTGAAGGAAGGCAAGACCGATACCGGACTGGATGCCTTGTTCTTCCAGTATGGTCGTTATCTTACCATTGCCAGTTCGCGCGAGAACTCTCCCCTGCCCATAGCTTTGCAAGGTTTCTTTAATGATAACAAGGCTTGTAATATGGGGTGGACGAATGATTATCATTTGGATATCAATACTGAACAGAATTATTGGGCAGCCAATGTCGGTAATCTTGCCGAATGTAATGCCCCCCTCTTTACCTATATAAAGGATTTAGCTCATCACGGTGCGAAGACTGCTGAAGTGGTCTACGGATGTAAAGGCTGGACTGCCCATACCACCGCTAATGTATGGGGATATACTCCCGCATCCAGCACGATTATTTGGGGACTGTTTCCTATGGCAGGCTCATGGATTGCTTCTCATCTTTGGACACAATACGAATTTACACAAGATAAGCAATACCTGGCCGAAACTGCCTATCCGCTTTTGAAAGGTAATGCACAGTTCATTTTGGATTTCTTGGCAAAAGACCCGAAGAGTGGTTATCTGATGACAGGACCGAGCATCTCACCCGAAAACTGGTTCCGTACAGCAGGTGGTGAAGAAATGGTTGCTTCCATGATGCCTGCCTGTGACCGTGAACTGGCCTACGAGATCTTGTCGAATTGTGTCCGGGCTTCAGAAATATTAGATACAGACCGTGAGTTTGCCGATAGCCTGCGTACCGCTATCGCTCAGCTTCCTCCTATCCAGTTACGTGCCAATGGTGCTATCCGTGAGTGGTTTGAAGATTTTGAAGAAGCGCATCCCAATCATCGTCATACTTCCCATCTGCTAGCTTTGTATCCTTTTTCCCAGATCACTTTGGAGAAGACTCCCGAATTGGCGGAAGCTGCCCGTAAGACTATCGAGAATCGTTTGTCTGCCGAAAACTGGGAAGATACAGAATGGAGCCGTGCCAATATGATTTGTATGTATGCTCGGTTGAAAGATGCGCAGGAAGCATATAAGAGTGTCCAATTGTTACAGGGCAAGCTTTCACGTGAAAATTTAATGACTGTATCTCCTGGTGGCATTGCTGGTGCGGAAGGTGATATTTATTCGTTTGATGGGAATCCCGCCGGTACAGCTGGTATGGCAGAAATGCTCATACAGAATCATGAGGGTTATGTAGAATTCTTACCCTGTTTGCCTGTTGAATGGAAAGATGGTAGTTTTAAAGGTCTGTGTTTAAAGGGAGGAGCTGAAGCAACTGCTGAATGGACGAATGCTGTCATCAATAAAGCTTCTTTAAAAGCTACTGCTGATCAGGTTTTAAAAGTGAAAATTCCTCAAGGGAAAAAATATAGAGTGCTTTTAAATGGTAAGGAGGCAATTGCAAATCCTGATGCAAAGGGTTTAATAACGGTGGATATGAAACGTGGAGATTTGCTGGAGTTATTGTAA